From the genome of Rathayibacter sp. VKM Ac-2759, one region includes:
- a CDS encoding acetate kinase, protein MSVVLVVNSGSSSFKYQLIEMTTEETLASGLVERIGEETGRTKHSRDGESVEFETPIPDHTAGFDAMIRAFAEHGPSLDEFPPVAVGHRVVHGGKRFYEPTLITDLVKINIEDLSDLAPLHNPANLEGIEAAQKAFPDVPHVAVFDTAFHHTIPAEASAYAIPADLADKHRIRRYGFHGTSHKFVSESAAAFLGRRRSDLKTIVLHLGNGASACAVDGGESVETSMGMTPLEGLVMGTRSGDLDPAVVFHLARKAGLSIDELDTVLNRRSGLLGLSGRGDMRDVQEAAEAGDEKARAALEVYYHRLRHYIGAYYAQLGRVDAIVFTAGVGENVAAVRAGALRGLEGLGIELDPERNTASDRGARRISTDDSRVAVLVIPTNEELEIARQSLSVV, encoded by the coding sequence GTGTCCGTCGTCCTCGTCGTCAACAGCGGTTCGTCGTCGTTCAAGTACCAGCTCATCGAGATGACGACGGAGGAGACGCTCGCCAGCGGCCTCGTCGAGCGCATCGGGGAGGAGACCGGTCGCACCAAGCACAGCCGCGACGGCGAGAGCGTCGAGTTCGAGACCCCGATCCCCGACCACACCGCCGGCTTCGACGCGATGATCCGCGCCTTCGCCGAGCACGGACCGAGCCTCGACGAGTTCCCGCCCGTCGCGGTCGGACACCGCGTCGTCCACGGCGGCAAGCGCTTCTACGAGCCGACGCTCATCACCGACCTCGTCAAGATCAACATCGAGGACCTCTCCGACCTCGCCCCGCTGCACAACCCGGCGAACCTCGAGGGCATCGAGGCCGCGCAGAAGGCCTTCCCCGACGTCCCGCACGTCGCGGTCTTCGACACGGCCTTCCACCACACGATCCCCGCGGAGGCGTCCGCGTACGCGATCCCCGCCGATCTCGCCGACAAGCACCGCATCCGCCGCTACGGCTTCCACGGCACGTCGCACAAGTTCGTCTCGGAGTCGGCCGCCGCGTTCCTCGGCCGTCGCCGCTCCGACCTCAAGACCATCGTGCTCCACCTCGGCAACGGCGCCTCGGCGTGCGCGGTCGACGGAGGCGAGTCGGTCGAGACCTCGATGGGCATGACCCCGCTCGAGGGCCTGGTCATGGGCACCCGCTCCGGCGACCTCGACCCCGCGGTCGTCTTCCACCTCGCCCGCAAGGCGGGGCTCTCGATCGACGAGCTCGACACCGTCCTCAACCGCCGCAGCGGCCTCCTCGGCCTCTCGGGCCGCGGCGACATGCGCGACGTGCAGGAGGCGGCCGAGGCCGGCGACGAGAAGGCCCGCGCCGCCCTCGAGGTCTACTACCACCGCCTCCGGCACTACATCGGCGCCTACTACGCGCAGCTCGGCCGCGTCGACGCCATCGTCTTCACCGCCGGAGTCGGCGAGAACGTCGCCGCCGTCCGCGCCGGAGCCCTCCGCGGCCTCGAGGGCCTCGGCATCGAACTCGACCCCGAGCGCAACACCGCCTCCGACCGCGGAGCCCGCCGCATCTCCACCGACGACTCCCGCGTCGCCGTCCTCGTCATCCCCACCAACGAAGAACTCGAGATCGCCCGGCAGTCCTTATCGGTCGTGTAG
- the fdhD gene encoding formate dehydrogenase accessory sulfurtransferase FdhD, which translates to MSRSVVRTRLTAVRAEAPPRVREDVLAVEEPLEIRVGGRRFSVTMRTPGDDFDLVAGFLVSEGVLTATEQLAAMRYCASGSGPAENTYNVVDATVRGGREAVLLERERSVYTTSSCGVCGLASLDAVTTDSAWTVAEDPLRVSRELLVELPERLRDAQAVFERTGGVHAAGLFDADGSLLVLREDVGRHNAVDKVVGWGLREGRLPLRGSMLQVSGRASFELVQKAVMAGIPLLAAVGAPSSLAVDLARRSGLTLLGFSRASGFNLYAGADRVLP; encoded by the coding sequence ATGAGCCGCAGTGTCGTCCGCACCCGCCTGACCGCCGTCCGAGCGGAGGCGCCGCCGCGGGTCCGCGAGGACGTGCTCGCGGTCGAGGAGCCGCTCGAGATCCGCGTCGGCGGGCGCCGGTTCAGCGTCACGATGCGCACGCCCGGCGACGACTTCGACCTCGTCGCGGGGTTCCTCGTGTCGGAGGGGGTGCTCACGGCGACGGAGCAGCTCGCGGCGATGCGGTATTGCGCGAGCGGCTCCGGTCCCGCCGAGAACACGTACAACGTGGTCGACGCGACCGTGCGCGGCGGACGCGAGGCCGTGCTGCTCGAGCGCGAGCGCTCGGTCTACACGACGAGCTCGTGCGGGGTCTGCGGCCTCGCCTCCCTCGACGCGGTGACGACGGACTCGGCGTGGACGGTGGCGGAGGATCCGCTGCGTGTGTCGCGCGAGCTGCTGGTCGAGCTGCCGGAGCGGCTCCGGGACGCCCAGGCGGTGTTCGAGCGGACCGGCGGGGTGCACGCGGCGGGGCTGTTCGACGCCGACGGCTCGCTGCTGGTGCTGCGGGAGGACGTCGGCCGGCACAACGCGGTCGACAAGGTCGTCGGGTGGGGGCTGCGGGAGGGGCGGCTGCCGCTGCGCGGGAGCATGCTGCAGGTGTCGGGGCGGGCGTCGTTCGAGCTGGTGCAGAAGGCCGTGATGGCGGGGATCCCGCTGCTGGCCGCCGTCGGAGCGCCGTCGTCGCTCGCCGTCGACCTGGCGCGCCGGTCGGGCCTGACCCTCCTCGGCTTCAGCCGCGCCTCCGGCTTCAACCTCTACGCGGGCGCCGATCGCGTCCTGCCCTGA
- a CDS encoding FdhF/YdeP family oxidoreductase, with the protein MVDDAEPRESPIDESRLTVARPKRKAVGIPGVAHALQISLKQMGPVRSAETLLRVNQKTGFDCPGCAWPEADKRHVAEFCENGAKAVAEEATLRTVTSAFFAAHPVAELEEWDDFALGQQGRLTEPVLLDAGATHYRPVGWDEALDIVADELRALDDPDQAIFYTSGRTSNESAFVYQLLVRGFGTNNLPDCSNMCHESSGSALTETIGIGKGTVSLRDVERAPLLIVAGQNPGTNHPRMLTALERAKRAGSTIVAVNPLPEAGLLRFENPQTVKGMIGGGTALADHFLQVRLGGDQALFQGLGKALLEAEEARGDVFDHAFIRESTDGLDGYLDELRSTPWSEIERGSGIDETRIRTIAELIAAAEGTIVCWAMGLTQHRHSVATLKDVVNVLLLTGNIGKPGAGVCPVRGHSNVQGDRTMGIFERMPDSFHDALDREFSFASPREHGTDTVAAIRSMRDGTARVFVGLGGNFARATPDSGVTEAAMRSLALTVHISTKLNRSHVVTGRRALILPTLGRTDSDVQATGEQRVTVEDSMSAVHASRGRLKPPSPALRSEVAILTGIAERLLAGRENAPAVDWPALRGDYRLIRRHIENVVPGFDGFERRIDVPGGFVLPNPPRDARRFATPSGRAQFTANELDYPRVPEGRLLLQTLRSHDQFNTTIYGKDDRYRGVHDGRRVVFVHAADIAALGFADGAMVDLVSEWEDGVERRAEAFRVVAYDTPRGCAAAYYPETNVLVPLDSTARVSNTPTSKSVVIRLEAAA; encoded by the coding sequence ATGGTCGACGACGCCGAGCCCCGCGAGAGTCCGATCGACGAGAGTCGACTGACGGTCGCCCGTCCGAAGCGCAAGGCGGTCGGCATCCCCGGCGTCGCTCACGCTCTGCAGATCTCGCTGAAGCAGATGGGTCCGGTGCGCAGCGCCGAGACGCTGCTGCGCGTCAACCAGAAGACCGGCTTTGACTGCCCCGGCTGCGCCTGGCCCGAGGCCGACAAGCGCCACGTCGCCGAGTTCTGCGAGAACGGAGCGAAGGCGGTGGCCGAGGAGGCGACCCTCCGCACCGTCACGTCGGCCTTCTTCGCCGCGCACCCGGTCGCCGAGCTCGAGGAGTGGGACGACTTCGCCCTCGGCCAGCAGGGCCGCCTCACCGAGCCGGTGCTGCTCGACGCGGGGGCGACGCACTACCGCCCGGTCGGCTGGGACGAGGCGCTCGACATCGTCGCCGACGAGCTCCGCGCCCTCGACGATCCCGACCAGGCGATCTTCTACACCTCCGGCCGAACCTCGAACGAGTCGGCCTTCGTCTACCAGCTCCTCGTGCGCGGCTTCGGCACCAACAACCTGCCCGACTGCTCCAACATGTGCCACGAATCCAGCGGCTCCGCACTGACCGAGACCATCGGCATCGGCAAGGGGACCGTGAGCCTCCGCGACGTCGAGCGTGCGCCGCTGCTGATCGTCGCCGGCCAGAACCCCGGCACCAACCACCCGCGGATGCTCACCGCGCTCGAGCGCGCCAAGCGGGCGGGCAGCACCATCGTGGCCGTCAATCCGCTGCCCGAGGCGGGGCTGCTGCGCTTCGAGAACCCGCAGACCGTGAAGGGCATGATCGGCGGTGGCACCGCGCTCGCGGACCACTTCCTCCAGGTGCGCCTCGGCGGCGACCAGGCCCTGTTCCAGGGGCTGGGCAAGGCGCTGCTCGAGGCCGAGGAGGCGCGCGGCGACGTCTTCGACCACGCGTTCATCCGCGAGAGCACCGACGGGCTCGACGGCTACCTCGACGAGCTGCGCTCGACCCCGTGGTCCGAGATCGAGCGGGGCAGCGGGATCGACGAGACGCGCATCCGCACGATCGCCGAGCTGATCGCCGCGGCCGAGGGCACGATCGTCTGCTGGGCGATGGGGCTGACCCAGCACCGCCACTCCGTCGCGACCCTCAAGGACGTCGTGAACGTCCTGCTGCTCACCGGCAACATCGGCAAGCCGGGCGCGGGCGTCTGCCCGGTGCGCGGTCACTCGAACGTGCAGGGCGACCGCACGATGGGGATCTTCGAGCGGATGCCCGACTCCTTCCACGACGCCCTCGACCGGGAGTTCTCGTTCGCCTCCCCGCGCGAGCACGGCACCGACACCGTCGCGGCGATCCGCTCGATGCGCGACGGCACCGCCCGCGTCTTCGTGGGCCTCGGCGGCAACTTCGCCCGCGCGACGCCCGACAGCGGCGTCACGGAGGCGGCGATGCGCTCGCTCGCACTGACCGTGCACATCTCGACCAAGCTCAACCGCTCGCACGTGGTCACCGGCCGCCGCGCGCTGATCCTGCCGACGCTCGGCCGCACCGACTCCGACGTGCAGGCGACGGGCGAGCAGCGCGTCACGGTCGAGGACTCGATGAGTGCCGTTCACGCCTCGCGCGGGCGGTTGAAGCCCCCGAGTCCCGCGCTCCGCTCCGAGGTGGCGATCCTCACCGGCATCGCCGAGCGGCTGCTCGCCGGTCGCGAGAACGCGCCCGCGGTCGACTGGCCGGCGCTGCGCGGCGACTACCGTCTGATCCGCCGCCACATCGAGAACGTGGTTCCCGGCTTCGACGGGTTCGAGCGGCGGATCGACGTGCCGGGCGGCTTCGTACTCCCGAATCCGCCGCGCGACGCCCGGCGCTTCGCCACCCCGTCGGGTCGCGCTCAGTTCACCGCGAACGAGCTCGACTACCCGCGCGTGCCCGAGGGGCGCCTCCTGCTGCAGACCCTGCGCTCGCACGACCAGTTCAACACCACGATCTACGGCAAGGACGATCGCTACCGGGGCGTCCACGACGGCCGCCGCGTGGTCTTCGTGCACGCGGCCGACATCGCCGCGCTGGGCTTCGCCGACGGCGCGATGGTCGATCTCGTGTCGGAGTGGGAGGACGGCGTCGAGCGCCGGGCGGAGGCGTTCCGCGTCGTCGCCTACGACACTCCTCGGGGCTGCGCCGCGGCCTACTACCCCGAGACCAACGTGCTCGTCCCGCTCGACTCGACGGCTCGCGTCAGCAACACTCCCACCTCGAAGTCGGTGGTGATCCGGCTCGAGGCGGCCGCCTGA
- a CDS encoding molybdopterin molybdotransferase MoeA: protein MSGHRATDWGRARALVAQGAAPLPVAGRALVDAEGSVTAEAVRALRPLPHYDSSAMDGWAVHGSGPWTLGETAEPIVTGALVPAWCEAVVPLEEGTSRDGVLTTARRPAPGRHIRRAGDEAAADAVLVEAGTRLGPPQLALLAIAGHDAVRVRPRPAVALLFTGDEIDTSGMPEPGRVRDAFSPLLPPLVRALGGTIDSVTRLGDDEAAITALLTGPTAPLIVTTGGTGRSRADAVRRAIVAAGGRTIVDGVAMRPGHPTLVAALPGDRLVIALPGNPLAAVLAALSFLPPAIDAASGVAGGSLEDGVLGEDLGRPGTTTLVPVRREGGCWRAAAGIRSHMLTGLAASEAVAVVPPEGGCAGDRVPLLRLPW, encoded by the coding sequence ATGAGCGGGCACCGGGCGACCGACTGGGGCCGCGCCCGCGCACTCGTGGCGCAGGGCGCGGCCCCTCTTCCCGTCGCCGGAAGGGCTCTGGTCGACGCGGAGGGCAGCGTCACCGCCGAGGCCGTCCGCGCACTCCGGCCGCTCCCCCACTACGACTCATCGGCCATGGACGGCTGGGCGGTGCACGGCTCCGGACCGTGGACCCTCGGGGAGACGGCGGAGCCGATCGTCACGGGCGCGCTCGTCCCGGCCTGGTGCGAGGCGGTCGTGCCTCTGGAGGAGGGGACGTCTCGGGACGGCGTCCTCACGACCGCGCGGCGTCCCGCTCCGGGTCGGCACATCCGCCGCGCGGGCGACGAGGCCGCGGCGGACGCGGTGCTCGTCGAGGCGGGGACGCGTCTCGGCCCGCCGCAGCTCGCCCTGCTGGCGATCGCCGGCCACGACGCGGTGCGGGTGCGCCCTCGGCCCGCGGTCGCCCTGCTCTTCACCGGCGACGAGATCGACACGTCCGGGATGCCCGAGCCGGGGCGGGTCCGCGACGCCTTCTCACCGCTCCTCCCGCCGCTCGTGCGCGCCCTCGGCGGCACGATCGACTCCGTGACGCGCCTCGGCGACGACGAGGCGGCGATCACCGCGCTGCTGACCGGCCCCACGGCTCCCCTCATCGTGACGACCGGCGGCACGGGGCGCTCGCGGGCGGATGCGGTGCGGCGCGCGATCGTCGCGGCAGGTGGGCGCACGATCGTCGACGGCGTCGCGATGAGACCCGGCCACCCCACGCTCGTCGCGGCCCTGCCCGGAGACCGGCTGGTGATCGCGCTGCCCGGCAACCCGCTCGCGGCGGTGCTCGCGGCGCTGTCGTTCCTCCCGCCGGCGATCGACGCGGCGAGCGGAGTCGCCGGCGGGTCCCTCGAGGACGGCGTGCTCGGCGAGGACCTCGGGCGGCCCGGCACGACGACCCTCGTGCCCGTGCGGCGCGAGGGCGGGTGCTGGCGGGCGGCCGCGGGGATCCGCTCGCACATGCTGACCGGGCTCGCCGCGTCCGAGGCCGTCGCGGTCGTCCCGCCCGAGGGCGGGTGCGCGGGCGACCGGGTGCCGCTGCTGCGCCTGCCCTGGTGA
- the fdhA gene encoding formaldehyde dehydrogenase, glutathione-independent, translating to MSGNRAVAYKSPGVVEVIDIDYPTFELKDGPGVNPANIGRKLPHGAILKTVSTNICGSDQHMVRGRTTAPSDLVLGHEITGEVVEVGPDVEFVKVGDIVSVPFNIACGRCRNCKERKTGICLNVNPDRPGSAYGYVDMGGWVGGQAEYVMVPYADWNLLVFPDRDQALEKILDLTMLSDIFPTGFHGAVTAGVGVGSTVYVAGAGPVGLAAAVGAQLLGAAVVIVADLNEERLAQARSFGCETVDVSKGDPAGQIEQILGVPEVDCGVDAVGFEAHGNGPDSGSEAPATVLNSLMSITAAGGALGIPGLYVTGDPGGVDEAAKEGSLSIRLGLGWAKSLSFTTGQCPVMKYNRSLMMAILHDKVQIAKAVQATAIPLEDAPQGYADFDKGAAKKFVLNPNGYLG from the coding sequence ATGTCAGGCAACAGAGCCGTCGCCTACAAGAGCCCCGGAGTCGTCGAGGTGATCGACATCGACTACCCCACGTTCGAGCTGAAGGACGGACCGGGGGTCAATCCCGCGAACATCGGTCGGAAGCTCCCGCACGGAGCGATCCTGAAGACCGTCTCGACGAACATCTGCGGCTCGGACCAGCACATGGTCCGCGGGCGCACGACGGCCCCGTCCGACCTCGTCCTCGGCCACGAGATCACCGGCGAGGTCGTCGAGGTCGGCCCCGACGTCGAGTTCGTGAAGGTGGGCGACATCGTCTCGGTGCCGTTCAACATCGCCTGCGGCCGCTGTCGCAACTGCAAGGAGCGCAAGACCGGGATCTGCCTCAACGTGAACCCCGATCGCCCCGGCAGCGCCTACGGCTACGTCGACATGGGCGGCTGGGTCGGCGGCCAGGCCGAGTACGTGATGGTCCCCTACGCCGACTGGAACCTGCTCGTCTTCCCCGACCGCGACCAGGCGCTCGAGAAGATCCTCGACCTGACGATGCTCTCCGACATCTTCCCGACCGGCTTCCACGGCGCGGTCACTGCGGGCGTCGGAGTCGGCTCGACGGTCTACGTCGCCGGCGCCGGCCCCGTCGGTCTCGCCGCCGCGGTGGGCGCGCAGCTGCTCGGTGCGGCCGTCGTCATCGTCGCCGACCTCAACGAGGAGCGGCTCGCCCAGGCGCGCTCGTTCGGCTGCGAGACCGTCGACGTGTCCAAGGGCGACCCGGCGGGGCAGATCGAGCAGATCCTCGGCGTGCCCGAGGTCGACTGCGGAGTCGACGCCGTCGGCTTCGAGGCGCACGGCAACGGTCCCGACTCGGGCAGCGAGGCACCCGCGACGGTGCTCAACTCGCTGATGTCGATCACCGCGGCCGGCGGCGCCCTCGGCATCCCGGGGCTCTACGTCACCGGTGACCCGGGCGGAGTCGACGAGGCCGCGAAGGAGGGCTCGCTCTCGATCCGCCTCGGGCTCGGCTGGGCGAAGTCGCTGTCCTTCACGACGGGGCAGTGCCCGGTCATGAAGTACAACCGCTCGCTGATGATGGCGATCCTGCACGACAAGGTGCAGATCGCCAAGGCAGTGCAGGCCACGGCGATCCCGCTGGAGGACGCCCCGCAGGGATACGCCGACTTCGACAAGGGCGCGGCGAAGAAGTTCGTGCTCAACCCGAACGGCTACCTCGGCTGA
- a CDS encoding DUF6457 domain-containing protein, with protein MTDTDTTLTAWWNELTDALGLGDVPIAPDVLLSLAGDAAHGVVRPAAPLTTFLVGYAAGLDGGGSDALARAVEAAGGAIEHHPRPV; from the coding sequence ATGACTGACACCGACACGACCCTCACCGCCTGGTGGAACGAGCTGACCGACGCGCTCGGCCTGGGCGACGTCCCGATCGCCCCCGACGTCCTGCTCTCGCTCGCGGGCGACGCCGCGCACGGGGTCGTCCGCCCCGCCGCCCCGCTCACCACCTTCCTCGTGGGCTACGCCGCGGGGCTCGACGGAGGCGGCTCCGACGCCCTCGCGCGCGCCGTCGAGGCCGCGGGCGGAGCGATCGAGCACCACCCGCGACCCGTCTGA
- a CDS encoding NTP transferase domain-containing protein, translating into MTEQSTAGAFDAVILAGGRARRLDGAAKPLLLLDGSTLLERVLAATAGAARVVVVGPPVPAALLGRAALVREDPPFGGPVAAAAAALPLLERDAAPEWVLLLAGDLVDPGPAIETLLSAAREAEPTTASLLAVDAEARTQLLLGLHRTRELARALRLLERAENASVRDLLRPLATVLVPVPTGSTDDIDDPADARAHGIAIPGRIDPGAADSGRGIDPERRIDS; encoded by the coding sequence GTGACCGAGCAGAGCACGGCGGGCGCGTTCGACGCGGTGATCCTGGCGGGAGGCCGCGCACGCCGTCTGGACGGAGCAGCGAAGCCGCTCCTCCTGCTCGACGGGAGCACCCTGCTCGAGCGGGTTCTCGCCGCGACGGCGGGCGCCGCCCGGGTGGTCGTCGTCGGGCCGCCGGTGCCCGCCGCGCTGCTCGGACGCGCCGCACTGGTGCGCGAGGACCCCCCGTTCGGCGGTCCGGTCGCCGCCGCGGCCGCGGCGCTCCCCCTCCTGGAGCGCGACGCGGCACCCGAGTGGGTGCTGCTGTTGGCCGGCGATCTGGTGGACCCGGGGCCGGCGATCGAGACGCTGCTGTCGGCCGCTCGGGAGGCGGAGCCGACGACCGCCTCGCTCCTCGCCGTCGATGCGGAGGCGCGCACGCAGCTCCTCCTCGGCCTCCACCGGACCCGGGAGCTCGCCCGTGCGCTCCGCCTGCTCGAGCGCGCCGAGAACGCCTCCGTCCGCGACCTCCTCCGCCCGCTGGCGACGGTGCTCGTCCCGGTGCCGACCGGCTCGACCGACGACATCGACGACCCCGCGGACGCACGGGCGCACGGCATCGCGATCCCGGGACGGATCGATCCGGGCGCGGCCGACTCCGGGCGCGGGATCGACCCGGAGCGCAGAATCGACTCATGA
- a CDS encoding DNA polymerase III subunit gamma and tau: MVAALYRRYRPETFAEMIGQSQVTDPLMTALRTNRVNHAYLFSGPRGCGKTTSARILARCLNCAAGPTDTPCGVCDSCVELSRDGQGSLDVVEIDAASHNGVDDARDLRERAIFAPARDRFKIFILDEAHMVTPQGFNALLKIVEEPPEHVKFIFATTEPDKVIGTIRSRTHHYPFRLVPPAQMLDYTQELCEREGVSVAAGVLPLVVRAGGGSVRDTLSLLDQLMAGSEAETIEYERAVALLGYTHGALLDEVIDALAEHDSAEAFGAVDRVIQTGQDPRRFVEDLLERLRDLIVVAATGGAASAVLRGVSQDELDRMAGQSRALGLAELSRIADIVNDALTEMTGATSPRLHLELMIARTLVQSGGAVAAPAPIAPASIAPAPSREAPRQQARPESRPAETRAAESPVPSRAPSPASVPESLAAAPRTEVPVTSAAAVEREPEAAAAAAEPVTSPPAPAAPAPSAPAPAVAADEAGGVTLQRMKDSWPEILEVVQKARMTAWLVAYTAQVRALKDDVLTLSFPSQTDVDSFKMPGTAGQPGVSEYLRQAIQQVLGLRVKYIARVEPSAVAPEAERAAVEAAPAAPAPRAQPSEEASTGSDGWATVAIPADPVAAPDPADADSVAAPEPARSAAPAPTLAPAASDAPPFDEEPPEEDMPPVEPPMPDSWATVAPPGEPAAAPEPVRAPAPAPERRAPAERPATRTTRASTADGRQRYGEAVVREILGAQFIEEQPHVPRGPRVTGA; this comes from the coding sequence GTGGTAGCAGCCCTGTATCGCCGGTACCGGCCCGAGACGTTCGCCGAGATGATCGGCCAGTCGCAGGTGACCGATCCGCTCATGACGGCCCTGCGCACCAACCGCGTCAATCACGCGTACCTCTTCAGCGGCCCGCGCGGCTGCGGCAAGACGACGTCGGCGCGCATCCTCGCCCGCTGCCTCAACTGCGCGGCGGGCCCCACCGACACCCCGTGCGGCGTCTGCGACAGCTGCGTCGAGCTCAGCCGCGACGGTCAGGGCTCGCTCGACGTGGTCGAGATCGACGCAGCGAGCCACAACGGAGTCGACGACGCGCGCGACCTCCGCGAGCGCGCCATCTTCGCCCCGGCCCGCGACCGCTTCAAGATCTTCATCCTCGACGAGGCCCACATGGTCACGCCGCAGGGCTTCAACGCCCTGCTCAAGATCGTCGAGGAGCCGCCGGAGCACGTGAAGTTCATCTTCGCGACGACCGAGCCCGACAAGGTCATCGGCACCATCCGCTCCCGCACCCACCACTACCCGTTCCGGCTCGTGCCCCCCGCGCAGATGCTCGACTACACGCAGGAGCTCTGCGAGCGCGAGGGCGTGAGCGTCGCGGCCGGCGTCCTGCCGCTCGTCGTGCGCGCCGGCGGCGGCTCGGTCCGCGACACGCTGTCGCTGCTCGACCAGCTGATGGCGGGCTCAGAGGCCGAGACGATCGAGTACGAGCGGGCCGTCGCCCTGCTCGGCTACACGCACGGCGCCCTCCTCGACGAGGTCATCGACGCTCTCGCCGAGCACGACTCGGCCGAGGCGTTCGGCGCGGTCGACCGCGTCATCCAGACGGGGCAGGATCCGCGGCGCTTCGTCGAGGACCTCCTCGAGCGCCTGCGCGACCTCATCGTCGTCGCGGCCACCGGAGGCGCCGCCTCCGCCGTCCTGCGCGGCGTCTCGCAGGACGAGCTCGACCGCATGGCCGGGCAGTCGCGCGCCCTCGGGCTCGCCGAGCTCTCGAGGATCGCCGACATCGTCAACGACGCGCTGACCGAGATGACGGGCGCGACCTCGCCGCGCCTGCACCTCGAGCTGATGATCGCGCGGACCCTCGTGCAGTCCGGGGGAGCGGTCGCCGCCCCGGCGCCGATCGCCCCTGCGTCGATCGCCCCCGCGCCGAGCAGGGAGGCGCCGCGGCAGCAGGCGCGCCCCGAGTCGCGACCGGCCGAGACCCGCGCGGCGGAGTCGCCCGTCCCCTCGCGTGCGCCGTCGCCCGCCTCGGTCCCGGAGTCGTTGGCCGCCGCGCCGCGCACCGAGGTCCCCGTCACCTCCGCCGCGGCCGTCGAGCGCGAGCCGGAGGCCGCTGCGGCCGCCGCCGAGCCCGTGACGTCACCGCCCGCTCCGGCCGCGCCCGCTCCGTCCGCCCCGGCCCCGGCCGTCGCGGCCGACGAGGCAGGCGGCGTCACCCTGCAGCGGATGAAGGACAGCTGGCCCGAGATCCTCGAGGTCGTGCAGAAGGCGCGGATGACGGCGTGGCTCGTCGCCTACACCGCTCAGGTCCGCGCCCTCAAGGACGACGTCCTCACGCTCTCCTTCCCGAGCCAGACCGACGTCGACTCGTTCAAGATGCCCGGCACGGCGGGGCAGCCCGGCGTCAGCGAGTACCTCCGCCAGGCGATCCAGCAGGTGCTCGGTCTGCGGGTCAAGTACATCGCTCGCGTCGAGCCCTCCGCCGTCGCCCCCGAGGCCGAGCGCGCCGCGGTCGAGGCTGCGCCCGCCGCTCCTGCGCCGCGGGCGCAGCCGTCCGAGGAGGCGTCGACCGGCTCCGACGGCTGGGCGACCGTCGCGATCCCCGCCGACCCGGTCGCGGCTCCCGATCCCGCGGACGCCGACTCCGTCGCAGCCCCCGAGCCCGCCCGCTCCGCGGCTCCCGCGCCCACCCTGGCCCCCGCCGCCTCCGACGCCCCTCCGTTCGACGAGGAGCCGCCCGAGGAGGACATGCCGCCCGTCGAGCCGCCGATGCCCGACTCCTGGGCGACCGTCGCCCCTCCCGGCGAGCCCGCTGCGGCTCCCGAGCCCGTGCGCGCCCCGGCGCCCGCCCCGGAGCGCCGCGCCCCGGCCGAGCGGCCCGCGACCCGCACCACCCGCGCCTCGACCGCCGACGGCCGGCAGCGCTACGGCGAGGCCGTCGTCCGCGAGATCCTCGGCGCCCAGTTCATCGAGGAGCAGCCGCACGTGCCGCGCGGCCCCCGCGTGACCGGCGCATGA
- the recR gene encoding recombination mediator RecR encodes MYEGIVQELIDELGRLPGIGPKSAQRIAFHILQTETFDVTRLAEILLELRTRVHFCDICGNVAEEATCGICRDPRRSRAVICVVEEAKDVPAIERTREFRGLYHVLGGAISPIDGIGPDQLRIRQLLQRLADGEVQEVIIATDPNLEGEATATYLSRMLGTLGIRITRLASGLPVGGDLEYADEITLGRAFEGRRLVEN; translated from the coding sequence ATGTACGAAGGCATCGTCCAGGAGCTGATCGACGAGCTCGGCCGGCTCCCCGGCATCGGCCCGAAGTCGGCCCAGCGCATCGCGTTCCACATCCTGCAGACCGAGACGTTCGACGTGACCCGGCTTGCCGAGATCCTCCTCGAGCTGCGCACGCGCGTGCACTTCTGCGACATCTGCGGCAACGTCGCCGAGGAGGCGACCTGCGGCATCTGCCGCGACCCTCGCCGCAGCCGCGCCGTCATCTGCGTCGTCGAGGAGGCCAAGGACGTCCCCGCCATCGAGCGCACCCGCGAGTTCCGCGGCCTCTACCACGTGCTCGGCGGCGCGATCAGCCCGATCGACGGCATCGGACCGGATCAGCTCCGCATCCGCCAGCTCCTCCAGCGGCTCGCCGACGGCGAGGTGCAGGAGGTCATCATCGCCACCGACCCCAACCTCGAGGGCGAGGCGACCGCGACCTACCTCTCCCGCATGCTCGGCACCCTCGGCATCCGCATCACCCGGCTCGCCTCGGGTCTGCCGGTCGGCGGAGACCTCGAGTACGCCGACGAGATCACGCTCGGCCGCGCCTTCGAGGGCCGCCGCCTCGTCGAGAACTGA